A single genomic interval of Carassius gibelio isolate Cgi1373 ecotype wild population from Czech Republic chromosome A22, carGib1.2-hapl.c, whole genome shotgun sequence harbors:
- the LOC127943439 gene encoding RNA-binding protein 20 isoform X2: MPLESTSGEKLDNKSAPLSSAHGGVGQNLLLSPASLQLAQLQAQLTLHRLKLAQTSNTATAATVLNQVLSNVAMSQPLFNHLRGSSMAQAHSGAFPPPPIAFPPQNASLGQLVGGGFAPSPTGIRPTNYSGVSNQKAGQHNDFTKKAGKFSMDTDRRLQFGYLGGASVVTSKSCDGRQYGGATQPGSNVHSNFYSSETPVQQTCFMGGSNDQNLGSASKDQWKGPINLGKMDLGTGTGSGGWVPPGPGFVGQRAELYNPEEPTADLKFNSTCGPRIGPPLGQQGGFQQQPQVSQSEERVTLQLQPHQFNDYNGKTPSHLPHQCTICEKKVYNLKDWDQHVKGKLHLQNCSLYTESPTLGAVHFPVSSEGCLNMVLSNTMAYTSAASQDVSTGSASYLPATAMKSFPLTGAGFTSHQAGFLQRKACPGRVVHICNLPEGSCTENDVINLGLPFGKVTNYILMRTTHQAFLEMAYVEAAQAMVQYYQLQPATINGHKLLIRMSKRYQELQLKKPGKDVDSIIQDITCQRERDEMQEIDRYLPERARSRSPVSRSLSPRSHSPSFTSCSSAHSPPGPSCRPDWSNGMGPRRASWDWTSHSRCDEDPRERDDWRNDEEERHNGWLSERRKAYLKTGDRISPRMGPGDERGRDWYPRGSPQGSSFSSYHSKDDFYKKDSLYKTDKLSRPQHQRHEGKTKRREGSDYHRPRRSESDVTDDTHSNRTTEDRGRSKRPSRRQDQEEKESENQKEEYRAKERSASPNNSKPAQSSQCDREGLESVDDGEEESWYPKSMEELVTVDEVGEEDDSIVEPDLPDLHEEDQRVEPSQSTAESPKPIAKTPTEGEESTVDPLSLPLLDLVSAESSGGAQSKPGETPLRPSAPEQPVCQLILFPSQEFKSALEEACSTTHMDTHIDTTTPAGPLNNSSTCENGKVNDLSNDERKTAEMDDKEPCLKVDSQKKDIPESLRAPSPLVTDIFTASPSQEQEKAISEHSIPLGVEFIVPRTGFYCNLCGLFYTSEQAAKTSHCRSTIHYRNLQKYLSKLAEESLLNFHTQSPNTE, from the exons TACCTCAGGAGAAAAGCTTGATAATAAGTCTGCTCCTCTGTCTAGTGCTCATGGTGGAGTGGGTCAGAACCTGCTGCTGAGTCCTGCCAGTCTTCAGCTTGCGCAGCTTCAGGCCCAGCTTACCCTACACCGCCTCAAACTCGCCCAGACCAGCAATACTGCCACTGCAGCCACTGTCCTAAATCAGGTTCTTTCCAATGTGGCCATGTCCCAGCCACTCTTTAACCATCTACGGGGTTCCAGCATGGCCCAAGCCCACAGTGGAGCCTTTCCACCACCACCCATAGCCTTCCCACCACAAAATGCTTCACTGGGACAATTAGTTGGTGGTGGCTTTGCCCCAAGTCCCACGGGAATTAGGCCCACCAACTACAGTGGGGTGTCCAATCAGAAAGCTGGTCAGCACAACGATTTCACCAAAAAGGCTGGAAAATTTTCGATGGACACGGACCGTCGCTTGCAGTTTGGATATCTGGGAGGGGCTTCAGTGGTTACTAGTAAATCATGTGATGGGAGACAGTATGGTGGAGCCACACAACCCGGAAGCAATGTCCACAGCAATTTTTACTCCTCAGAAACACCAGTACAACAAACTTGTTTCATGGGAGGAAGCAATGATCAGAATCTTGGATCAGCCTCTAAGGATCAATGGAAAGGTCCGATCAACTTGGGGAAGATGGATTTGGGTACAGGAACAGGTTCTGGTGGTTGGGTACCACCTGGACCAGGGTTCGTGGGTCAGAGAGCGGAGTTGTATAACCCAGAGGAACCAACAGCAGATCTTAAATTCAACTCAACATGTGGCCCAAGGATTGGGCCACCCCTTGGGCAGCAAGGGGGATTTCAACAGCAGCCACAGGTTTCCCAGAGTGAGGAAAGGGTGACCTTGCAATTGCAACCCCACCAGTTCAATGACTACAATGGGAAAACACCTTCACACCTACCCCATCAGTGCACCATTTGTGAGAAGAAGGTTTACAACCTAAAG GACTGGGACCAGCATGTGAAGGGCAAGTTACATCTACAGAACTGTTCACTCTACACCGAAAG TCCAACGCTCGGAGCAGTGCACTTTCCAGTATCATCTGAAGGATGTCTCAACATGGTATTGAGTAACACTATGGCATACACGTCGGCTGCCAGTCAAG ATGTTTCAACTGGAAGTGCTTCGTATTTGCCTGCCACAGCCATGAAGTCATTTCCTCTCACAGGGGCGGGATTTACTTCGCACCAAGCAGGG TTTCTTCAGCGTAAAGCGTGTCCCGGACGAGTTGTGCACATCTGTAACCTCCCGGAGGGCAGCTGCACAGAGAATGATGTCATCAACTTGGGACTTCCCTTCGGCAAAGTGACCAACTACATCCTCATGCGCACAACGCATCAG GCTTTTCTGGAAATGGCATACGTGGAGGCGGCGCAGGCGATGGTGCAGTACTACCAGCTGCAGCCGGCTACCATCAACGGACACAAGCTACTGATCCGCATGTCCAAGAGATACCAGGAGCTGCAGCTGAAG AAACCAGGTAAAGATGTTGACTCTATAATCCAAGACATCACTTGCCAGAGAGAGCGAGACGAGATGCAGGAGATCGACAG GTACCTGCCGGAGCGTGCCAGATCACGCAGTCCAGTCAGTCGTTCTCTGAGTCCGCGCTCACACAGTCCCAGCTTCACTTCctgtagctccgcccacagtcCACCGGGGCCGTCCTGCCGGCCTGACTGGAGCAATGGCATGGGTCCCCGCCGGGCCTCTTGGGACTGGACATCTCATTCCCGATGCGACGAAGACCCCCGCGAGAGAGACGACTGGAGGAATGACGAGGAAGAAAGACACAATGGATGGCTCTCTGAGCGCAGGAAAGCCTACCTTAAAACCGGGGACCGGATCAGCCCACGTATGGGCCCCGGGGACGAGCGGGGCAGGGACTGGTACCCCCGCGGAAGCCCCCAGGGTTCATCCTTCTCCTCCTACCACTCCAAAGATGATTTTTACAAGAAAGACTCACTGTACAAAACTGATAAACTGAGCAGGCCGCAACATCAGAGACATGAAGGGAAAACGAAGAGAAGGGAAGGCAGCGACTACCACAGACCCAGACGCTCAGAGTCAGACGTGACGGATGACACACACTCCAACCGGACAACTGAAGACAGAGGACGGAGCAAGAGGCCGAGCCGAAGACAAGATCAAGAGGAGAAAGAGTCCGAAAATCAG AAGGAAGAATATAGAGCCAAAGAAAGATCAGCATCTCCCAATAACAGCAAACCTGCACAGTCTTCACAGTGTGACAGAGAG GGACTGGAAAGTGTAGATGATGGAGAAGAGGAGAGCTGGTATCCTAAAAGCATGGAGGAACTGGTGACCGTAGATGAAGTCGGAGAAGAGGACGACTCTATAGTTGAACCTGATCTACCTGATCTTCACGAGGAGGACCAGAGAGTCGAGCCCAGCCAGTCGACAGCAGAGAGCCCTAAACCAATCGCAAAGACCCCCACAGAAGGTGAGGAGAGCACGGTGGACCCTCTGTCGCTTCCACTGCTGGATTTGGTTTCAGCAGAAAGCTCTGGAGGTGCTCAGTCCAAGCCTGGAGAGACGCCCCTGAGACCATCTGCCCCAGAACAACCGGTCTGTCAACTCATCCTCTTCCCGTCCCAGGAGTTCAAGAGCGCTTTGGAGGAGGCCTGCTCCACCACTCATATGGATACACACATCGACACAACCACGCCAGCTGGTCCTCTAAACAACAGCAGCACATGTGAAAATGGGAAAGTGAAtgacttgagtaatgatgagAGAAAGACGGCAGAGATGGACGACAAGGAACCATGTCTCAAAGTTGACAGTCAGAAGAAAG ATATTCCTGAATCATTACGTGCCCCTTCACCTCTGGTGACAGACATCTTTACTGCGTCACCCTCTCAGGAGCAGGAGAAAGCCATCAGTGAACACAGCATACCGTTAG GTGTGGAGTTCATCGTGCCAAGGACAGGATTTTATTGCAACCTGTGTGGTTTGTTTTACACCAGTGAACAAGCCGCCAAGACGTCACACTGTCGGAGTACAATTCACTACAGGAACCTACAG aAGTATCTGTCAAAGCTGGCGGAGGAAAGTCTCTTAAATTTCCACACACAGTCGCCAAACACTGAATGA
- the LOC127943439 gene encoding RNA-binding protein 20 isoform X3: protein MSQPLFNHLRGSSMAQAHSGAFPPPPIAFPPQNASLGQLVGGGFAPSPTGIRPTNYSGVSNQKAGQHNDFTKKAGKFSMDTDRRLQFGYLGGASVVTSKSCDGRQYGGATQPGSNVHSNFYSSETPVQQTCFMGGSNDQNLGSASKDQWKGPINLGKMDLGTGTGSGGWVPPGPGFVGQRAELYNPEEPTADLKFNSTCGPRIGPPLGQQGGFQQQPQVSQSEERVTLQLQPHQFNDYNGKTPSHLPHQCTICEKKVYNLKDWDQHVKGKLHLQNCSLYTESPTLGAVHFPVSSEGCLNMVLSNTMAYTSAASQDVSTGSASYLPATAMKSFPLTGAGFTSHQAGFLQRKACPGRVVHICNLPEGSCTENDVINLGLPFGKVTNYILMRTTHQAFLEMAYVEAAQAMVQYYQLQPATINGHKLLIRMSKRYQELQLKKPGKDVDSIIQDITCQRERDEMQEIDRYLPERARSRSPVSRSLSPRSHSPSFTSCSSAHSPPGPSCRPDWSNGMGPRRASWDWTSHSRCDEDPRERDDWRNDEEERHNGWLSERRKAYLKTGDRISPRMGPGDERGRDWYPRGSPQGSSFSSYHSKDDFYKKDSLYKTDKLSRPQHQRHEGKTKRREGSDYHRPRRSESDVTDDTHSNRTTEDRGRSKRPSRRQDQEEKESENQKEEYRAKERSASPNNSKPAQSSQCDREGLESVDDGEEESWYPKSMEELVTVDEVGEEDDSIVEPDLPDLHEEDQRVEPSQSTAESPKPIAKTPTEGEESTVDPLSLPLLDLVSAESSGGAQSKPGETPLRPSAPEQPVCQLILFPSQEFKSALEEACSTTHMDTHIDTTTPAGPLNNSSTCENGKVNDLSNDERKTAEMDDKEPCLKVDSQKKDIPESLRAPSPLVTDIFTASPSQEQEKAISEHSIPLGVEFIVPRTGFYCNLCGLFYTSEQAAKTSHCRSTIHYRNLQKYLSKLAEESLLNFHTQSPNTE from the exons ATGTCCCAGCCACTCTTTAACCATCTACGGGGTTCCAGCATGGCCCAAGCCCACAGTGGAGCCTTTCCACCACCACCCATAGCCTTCCCACCACAAAATGCTTCACTGGGACAATTAGTTGGTGGTGGCTTTGCCCCAAGTCCCACGGGAATTAGGCCCACCAACTACAGTGGGGTGTCCAATCAGAAAGCTGGTCAGCACAACGATTTCACCAAAAAGGCTGGAAAATTTTCGATGGACACGGACCGTCGCTTGCAGTTTGGATATCTGGGAGGGGCTTCAGTGGTTACTAGTAAATCATGTGATGGGAGACAGTATGGTGGAGCCACACAACCCGGAAGCAATGTCCACAGCAATTTTTACTCCTCAGAAACACCAGTACAACAAACTTGTTTCATGGGAGGAAGCAATGATCAGAATCTTGGATCAGCCTCTAAGGATCAATGGAAAGGTCCGATCAACTTGGGGAAGATGGATTTGGGTACAGGAACAGGTTCTGGTGGTTGGGTACCACCTGGACCAGGGTTCGTGGGTCAGAGAGCGGAGTTGTATAACCCAGAGGAACCAACAGCAGATCTTAAATTCAACTCAACATGTGGCCCAAGGATTGGGCCACCCCTTGGGCAGCAAGGGGGATTTCAACAGCAGCCACAGGTTTCCCAGAGTGAGGAAAGGGTGACCTTGCAATTGCAACCCCACCAGTTCAATGACTACAATGGGAAAACACCTTCACACCTACCCCATCAGTGCACCATTTGTGAGAAGAAGGTTTACAACCTAAAG GACTGGGACCAGCATGTGAAGGGCAAGTTACATCTACAGAACTGTTCACTCTACACCGAAAG TCCAACGCTCGGAGCAGTGCACTTTCCAGTATCATCTGAAGGATGTCTCAACATGGTATTGAGTAACACTATGGCATACACGTCGGCTGCCAGTCAAG ATGTTTCAACTGGAAGTGCTTCGTATTTGCCTGCCACAGCCATGAAGTCATTTCCTCTCACAGGGGCGGGATTTACTTCGCACCAAGCAGGG TTTCTTCAGCGTAAAGCGTGTCCCGGACGAGTTGTGCACATCTGTAACCTCCCGGAGGGCAGCTGCACAGAGAATGATGTCATCAACTTGGGACTTCCCTTCGGCAAAGTGACCAACTACATCCTCATGCGCACAACGCATCAG GCTTTTCTGGAAATGGCATACGTGGAGGCGGCGCAGGCGATGGTGCAGTACTACCAGCTGCAGCCGGCTACCATCAACGGACACAAGCTACTGATCCGCATGTCCAAGAGATACCAGGAGCTGCAGCTGAAG AAACCAGGTAAAGATGTTGACTCTATAATCCAAGACATCACTTGCCAGAGAGAGCGAGACGAGATGCAGGAGATCGACAG GTACCTGCCGGAGCGTGCCAGATCACGCAGTCCAGTCAGTCGTTCTCTGAGTCCGCGCTCACACAGTCCCAGCTTCACTTCctgtagctccgcccacagtcCACCGGGGCCGTCCTGCCGGCCTGACTGGAGCAATGGCATGGGTCCCCGCCGGGCCTCTTGGGACTGGACATCTCATTCCCGATGCGACGAAGACCCCCGCGAGAGAGACGACTGGAGGAATGACGAGGAAGAAAGACACAATGGATGGCTCTCTGAGCGCAGGAAAGCCTACCTTAAAACCGGGGACCGGATCAGCCCACGTATGGGCCCCGGGGACGAGCGGGGCAGGGACTGGTACCCCCGCGGAAGCCCCCAGGGTTCATCCTTCTCCTCCTACCACTCCAAAGATGATTTTTACAAGAAAGACTCACTGTACAAAACTGATAAACTGAGCAGGCCGCAACATCAGAGACATGAAGGGAAAACGAAGAGAAGGGAAGGCAGCGACTACCACAGACCCAGACGCTCAGAGTCAGACGTGACGGATGACACACACTCCAACCGGACAACTGAAGACAGAGGACGGAGCAAGAGGCCGAGCCGAAGACAAGATCAAGAGGAGAAAGAGTCCGAAAATCAG AAGGAAGAATATAGAGCCAAAGAAAGATCAGCATCTCCCAATAACAGCAAACCTGCACAGTCTTCACAGTGTGACAGAGAG GGACTGGAAAGTGTAGATGATGGAGAAGAGGAGAGCTGGTATCCTAAAAGCATGGAGGAACTGGTGACCGTAGATGAAGTCGGAGAAGAGGACGACTCTATAGTTGAACCTGATCTACCTGATCTTCACGAGGAGGACCAGAGAGTCGAGCCCAGCCAGTCGACAGCAGAGAGCCCTAAACCAATCGCAAAGACCCCCACAGAAGGTGAGGAGAGCACGGTGGACCCTCTGTCGCTTCCACTGCTGGATTTGGTTTCAGCAGAAAGCTCTGGAGGTGCTCAGTCCAAGCCTGGAGAGACGCCCCTGAGACCATCTGCCCCAGAACAACCGGTCTGTCAACTCATCCTCTTCCCGTCCCAGGAGTTCAAGAGCGCTTTGGAGGAGGCCTGCTCCACCACTCATATGGATACACACATCGACACAACCACGCCAGCTGGTCCTCTAAACAACAGCAGCACATGTGAAAATGGGAAAGTGAAtgacttgagtaatgatgagAGAAAGACGGCAGAGATGGACGACAAGGAACCATGTCTCAAAGTTGACAGTCAGAAGAAAG ATATTCCTGAATCATTACGTGCCCCTTCACCTCTGGTGACAGACATCTTTACTGCGTCACCCTCTCAGGAGCAGGAGAAAGCCATCAGTGAACACAGCATACCGTTAG GTGTGGAGTTCATCGTGCCAAGGACAGGATTTTATTGCAACCTGTGTGGTTTGTTTTACACCAGTGAACAAGCCGCCAAGACGTCACACTGTCGGAGTACAATTCACTACAGGAACCTACAG aAGTATCTGTCAAAGCTGGCGGAGGAAAGTCTCTTAAATTTCCACACACAGTCGCCAAACACTGAATGA
- the LOC127943439 gene encoding RNA-binding protein 20 isoform X1, giving the protein MKQTWDKGVFENGQSKIPGNVGEASTEHLQSTSGEKLDNKSAPLSSAHGGVGQNLLLSPASLQLAQLQAQLTLHRLKLAQTSNTATAATVLNQVLSNVAMSQPLFNHLRGSSMAQAHSGAFPPPPIAFPPQNASLGQLVGGGFAPSPTGIRPTNYSGVSNQKAGQHNDFTKKAGKFSMDTDRRLQFGYLGGASVVTSKSCDGRQYGGATQPGSNVHSNFYSSETPVQQTCFMGGSNDQNLGSASKDQWKGPINLGKMDLGTGTGSGGWVPPGPGFVGQRAELYNPEEPTADLKFNSTCGPRIGPPLGQQGGFQQQPQVSQSEERVTLQLQPHQFNDYNGKTPSHLPHQCTICEKKVYNLKDWDQHVKGKLHLQNCSLYTESPTLGAVHFPVSSEGCLNMVLSNTMAYTSAASQDVSTGSASYLPATAMKSFPLTGAGFTSHQAGFLQRKACPGRVVHICNLPEGSCTENDVINLGLPFGKVTNYILMRTTHQAFLEMAYVEAAQAMVQYYQLQPATINGHKLLIRMSKRYQELQLKKPGKDVDSIIQDITCQRERDEMQEIDRYLPERARSRSPVSRSLSPRSHSPSFTSCSSAHSPPGPSCRPDWSNGMGPRRASWDWTSHSRCDEDPRERDDWRNDEEERHNGWLSERRKAYLKTGDRISPRMGPGDERGRDWYPRGSPQGSSFSSYHSKDDFYKKDSLYKTDKLSRPQHQRHEGKTKRREGSDYHRPRRSESDVTDDTHSNRTTEDRGRSKRPSRRQDQEEKESENQKEEYRAKERSASPNNSKPAQSSQCDREGLESVDDGEEESWYPKSMEELVTVDEVGEEDDSIVEPDLPDLHEEDQRVEPSQSTAESPKPIAKTPTEGEESTVDPLSLPLLDLVSAESSGGAQSKPGETPLRPSAPEQPVCQLILFPSQEFKSALEEACSTTHMDTHIDTTTPAGPLNNSSTCENGKVNDLSNDERKTAEMDDKEPCLKVDSQKKDIPESLRAPSPLVTDIFTASPSQEQEKAISEHSIPLGVEFIVPRTGFYCNLCGLFYTSEQAAKTSHCRSTIHYRNLQKYLSKLAEESLLNFHTQSPNTE; this is encoded by the exons TACCTCAGGAGAAAAGCTTGATAATAAGTCTGCTCCTCTGTCTAGTGCTCATGGTGGAGTGGGTCAGAACCTGCTGCTGAGTCCTGCCAGTCTTCAGCTTGCGCAGCTTCAGGCCCAGCTTACCCTACACCGCCTCAAACTCGCCCAGACCAGCAATACTGCCACTGCAGCCACTGTCCTAAATCAGGTTCTTTCCAATGTGGCCATGTCCCAGCCACTCTTTAACCATCTACGGGGTTCCAGCATGGCCCAAGCCCACAGTGGAGCCTTTCCACCACCACCCATAGCCTTCCCACCACAAAATGCTTCACTGGGACAATTAGTTGGTGGTGGCTTTGCCCCAAGTCCCACGGGAATTAGGCCCACCAACTACAGTGGGGTGTCCAATCAGAAAGCTGGTCAGCACAACGATTTCACCAAAAAGGCTGGAAAATTTTCGATGGACACGGACCGTCGCTTGCAGTTTGGATATCTGGGAGGGGCTTCAGTGGTTACTAGTAAATCATGTGATGGGAGACAGTATGGTGGAGCCACACAACCCGGAAGCAATGTCCACAGCAATTTTTACTCCTCAGAAACACCAGTACAACAAACTTGTTTCATGGGAGGAAGCAATGATCAGAATCTTGGATCAGCCTCTAAGGATCAATGGAAAGGTCCGATCAACTTGGGGAAGATGGATTTGGGTACAGGAACAGGTTCTGGTGGTTGGGTACCACCTGGACCAGGGTTCGTGGGTCAGAGAGCGGAGTTGTATAACCCAGAGGAACCAACAGCAGATCTTAAATTCAACTCAACATGTGGCCCAAGGATTGGGCCACCCCTTGGGCAGCAAGGGGGATTTCAACAGCAGCCACAGGTTTCCCAGAGTGAGGAAAGGGTGACCTTGCAATTGCAACCCCACCAGTTCAATGACTACAATGGGAAAACACCTTCACACCTACCCCATCAGTGCACCATTTGTGAGAAGAAGGTTTACAACCTAAAG GACTGGGACCAGCATGTGAAGGGCAAGTTACATCTACAGAACTGTTCACTCTACACCGAAAG TCCAACGCTCGGAGCAGTGCACTTTCCAGTATCATCTGAAGGATGTCTCAACATGGTATTGAGTAACACTATGGCATACACGTCGGCTGCCAGTCAAG ATGTTTCAACTGGAAGTGCTTCGTATTTGCCTGCCACAGCCATGAAGTCATTTCCTCTCACAGGGGCGGGATTTACTTCGCACCAAGCAGGG TTTCTTCAGCGTAAAGCGTGTCCCGGACGAGTTGTGCACATCTGTAACCTCCCGGAGGGCAGCTGCACAGAGAATGATGTCATCAACTTGGGACTTCCCTTCGGCAAAGTGACCAACTACATCCTCATGCGCACAACGCATCAG GCTTTTCTGGAAATGGCATACGTGGAGGCGGCGCAGGCGATGGTGCAGTACTACCAGCTGCAGCCGGCTACCATCAACGGACACAAGCTACTGATCCGCATGTCCAAGAGATACCAGGAGCTGCAGCTGAAG AAACCAGGTAAAGATGTTGACTCTATAATCCAAGACATCACTTGCCAGAGAGAGCGAGACGAGATGCAGGAGATCGACAG GTACCTGCCGGAGCGTGCCAGATCACGCAGTCCAGTCAGTCGTTCTCTGAGTCCGCGCTCACACAGTCCCAGCTTCACTTCctgtagctccgcccacagtcCACCGGGGCCGTCCTGCCGGCCTGACTGGAGCAATGGCATGGGTCCCCGCCGGGCCTCTTGGGACTGGACATCTCATTCCCGATGCGACGAAGACCCCCGCGAGAGAGACGACTGGAGGAATGACGAGGAAGAAAGACACAATGGATGGCTCTCTGAGCGCAGGAAAGCCTACCTTAAAACCGGGGACCGGATCAGCCCACGTATGGGCCCCGGGGACGAGCGGGGCAGGGACTGGTACCCCCGCGGAAGCCCCCAGGGTTCATCCTTCTCCTCCTACCACTCCAAAGATGATTTTTACAAGAAAGACTCACTGTACAAAACTGATAAACTGAGCAGGCCGCAACATCAGAGACATGAAGGGAAAACGAAGAGAAGGGAAGGCAGCGACTACCACAGACCCAGACGCTCAGAGTCAGACGTGACGGATGACACACACTCCAACCGGACAACTGAAGACAGAGGACGGAGCAAGAGGCCGAGCCGAAGACAAGATCAAGAGGAGAAAGAGTCCGAAAATCAG AAGGAAGAATATAGAGCCAAAGAAAGATCAGCATCTCCCAATAACAGCAAACCTGCACAGTCTTCACAGTGTGACAGAGAG GGACTGGAAAGTGTAGATGATGGAGAAGAGGAGAGCTGGTATCCTAAAAGCATGGAGGAACTGGTGACCGTAGATGAAGTCGGAGAAGAGGACGACTCTATAGTTGAACCTGATCTACCTGATCTTCACGAGGAGGACCAGAGAGTCGAGCCCAGCCAGTCGACAGCAGAGAGCCCTAAACCAATCGCAAAGACCCCCACAGAAGGTGAGGAGAGCACGGTGGACCCTCTGTCGCTTCCACTGCTGGATTTGGTTTCAGCAGAAAGCTCTGGAGGTGCTCAGTCCAAGCCTGGAGAGACGCCCCTGAGACCATCTGCCCCAGAACAACCGGTCTGTCAACTCATCCTCTTCCCGTCCCAGGAGTTCAAGAGCGCTTTGGAGGAGGCCTGCTCCACCACTCATATGGATACACACATCGACACAACCACGCCAGCTGGTCCTCTAAACAACAGCAGCACATGTGAAAATGGGAAAGTGAAtgacttgagtaatgatgagAGAAAGACGGCAGAGATGGACGACAAGGAACCATGTCTCAAAGTTGACAGTCAGAAGAAAG ATATTCCTGAATCATTACGTGCCCCTTCACCTCTGGTGACAGACATCTTTACTGCGTCACCCTCTCAGGAGCAGGAGAAAGCCATCAGTGAACACAGCATACCGTTAG GTGTGGAGTTCATCGTGCCAAGGACAGGATTTTATTGCAACCTGTGTGGTTTGTTTTACACCAGTGAACAAGCCGCCAAGACGTCACACTGTCGGAGTACAATTCACTACAGGAACCTACAG aAGTATCTGTCAAAGCTGGCGGAGGAAAGTCTCTTAAATTTCCACACACAGTCGCCAAACACTGAATGA